The segment ACTATCCAAAACAGCTTGCGCAGGATAGCTACCAACCAAAGAAATGGCAGTAATTATTATTAAAAATTTTTGTATACTTCTTAGCAACATATTCACATATTATACCAACTAACGGTAATACTGTAAAATAAAAATGACCTACAACGCATGAGTTCTTCTCCCTTGCAAAAATTTGATCAAAAAAAACAAAAAATGGATGCTTACTTTGATAATTTTATGGTATCAAGTTGCTTAAGATAAAGTATCCGTTATCAGGTACTAGAAAATTGTAAAAATAGATAAAAAAGTATGTCTTTTTGAGCTAATAATTAAACGTCAGAAAAATTGACGTTTATTTTTTACCCTGATATAATATATGTATATGAATATAGAAAAATTAGTTTCAATCGGAATGTCACCTAAAGAAGCAATACTCTATTTAACTGCTTTGCACGAAGGAACTTCCTCAATAACACACTTAGCCAAGAAGGCAAATGTAAAACGGCCAACGGCTTATCTTATTATTGATGACTTATTAAAAAGACATTTATTAATCGAGGTCCCCTTTGGAAGGCTCACTCACTACCAGGCGGCTGACCCAATTATTCTAGCCAAAGAAATTGAATTAAAAAGAACAATCACCGCACATGTATTACCTGAACTAAAATCCTTATATAAATATGGTCTTACAACCAAAAAAATAAAAATATATAAAAGTAACAAAAACATAATTCAAAAAAAGATAGATATAGAAAATACACAAAATACCAAAAAAGTATTTTTACAGCCAGCAGTTTTTTCTTTTCATTTACAAAAAAGAAGTAATATATTTTTTTATTGAGGACTTTTTAAACCAAGTATTTTCCAGTACTGGAAATATAACAAAAAACAAGCACCGGGCTTGTTTGATGGTTAACTAACATATATTGTTTCTGTCTTCCTGCAAACGAGGAAAAAACGTTACGTTACTACTAGTGCGGATGGAGGGACTCGAACCCTCATGCCTTACGGCACATGCTCCTAAGGCATGCGTGTATACCAGTTCCACCACATCCGCAAACACAAAACAAGAACAAAAATAAAAACTATATAATCCAAAACTTAGAACAAAAGCCCAGAAAGCTTTCTAGACTGTAACATAAAATAAAACATTATGCTATAGTGATAAACACTTCAAATAATATGATAATTTTAGGAATTGAATCAAGCTGTGATGAGAGTGCTGCGGCCGTTGCTATGGGCAACCGCAGTCAGGTCTCTTTGCTTTCAAATATAGTTTCCTCGCAAATCGCTATTCATAAAAAATATGGCGGGGTTGTGCCGGAGGTGGCTGCCCGTGAACATGTCCTTAATATTTTACCAGTGATTGAAGAAGCCTTAAGCACTGCTGGTATAGACAGAAAAGATGCGTCTAAGAAAATTTCAGCCATTGCTGTAACAACAGGGCCAGGATTAATTACATCTCTACTCGTAGGTATTGAAACAGCCAAGACACTGGCTTACGTTTGGAAGTTACCCTTAATTGCCGTTAACCATATTGAAGGTCATCTTTATAGTAACTTTATAGATACCTCGCCAAAACTTCCAGCAATCATTCTAACTGTCTCGGGTGGTCACACTCAATTAGTTGTCATGAAAAATCATTTAGAGTATAAGACAATCGGCGAGACACGTGATGATGCTGCTGGCGAAGCCTTTGATAAAGCTGCAAAATTATTAGGCCTTGGATATCCGGGCGGACCACTCTTATCAAAACAAGCAAGAATTTGGGCAAGAGAAAATAATAAACAGTCTTCTATTATTCTCCCCCGCCCAATGATTAAAGACATAAGTTTTGATTTTTCTTTTTCCGGATTAAAAACCGCTTTGCTGTACACAATTAGAGATGATAAAAATTATAAGAAAAGAATTTCTGAATATTGTTTTGCTTTTGAACAAGCAGTGGTTGATGTCTTAGTTAGTAAAACAATTCGTGCCGCCAAAAAATTTAATGTTAAAACTGTCATGCTGGCCGGTGGAGTATCAGCTAACACCGCTTTAAGAGAAAAACTTTCAGAAGAAGTTAAAAAACTAGGCTTAGAGTTTTTTATGCCACAATTTGAATATACTACTGATAACGCTGCCATGATCGCAACGGCCGGGTATTATAAACTTAAAGCCAAAAAAACAATTCCCTGGCAAAAAATAAAAGTCGACCCTAATTTAGATCTATAATCTATCAATATTATTTATTAATTAAGGTTCAAAATATTTTTTTATTTATTGTTATATTTTGGCCGTTATTATTAGACAACTTTAGACCTAATTGAAATTTTCTTAATATTCTCTTACACTGCATATATATGAAACCATCAACCAAACCAGTTCTTGTTTCTGGCATAAAGCCTTCTGGCGACTTACATATAGGAAACTATATTGGCGCCCTGTCTCAATGGACAGATATTCAAAATGACTATAGATGTTTAGTCTTTATCGCTGACTATCATTCAATCACCGTTAAGCAAGAGCCAGAAAAATTACGAGCCGCCACAATCAACCTGACCCGAGCATATCTGGCCGCTGGTATGGACCCGAAGAAAGTTACAATCTTTAAACAATCTGATATAGCCGGCCACACCGAGTTGGGTTGGATTTTAAATACCATTACTAAAGTCTCAGAGTTAGAAAAAATGACTCAGTATAAAGACAAATCTCGGGAGCAAAAAAAAGAAGGACCAGGTGCCGGTCTTCTTAACTATCCAACCTTGATGGCAGCAGATATTCTTTTATATCAAGCTGACGTGGTGCCTGTCGGTGATGATCAAACTCAACACCTAGAGATTACTCGGATGCTTGGCCGTCGTTTTAATCAATTATTTGGTGAGACCTTTGTTATACCAAAAGCCCTCGTAAGAGAAACTGGTGCCAGAATTATGTCGCTAGATGACCCAACAAAGAAAATGAGTAAAAGTGGTAGCGGTAGTAATTGTATTTTTCTTGATGACGACCCAGTTGTGGCCCACAAAAAAATAAAACGTGCCGTAACAGACTCCGGTTCGGAAATACACTTTGATGAAAAGAAAAAACCAGCAATCTCAAACCTACTCGTTATCTACTCGGCCCTAACGCACATAAGTATTAAAGAATTAGAAATTCGTTATACAGGGAAAGCCTACGGAGAGTTTAAAGAAGATTTAGCTAATATTGTTGCTAACTTTTTAGAAGATTTTCAAGAACGAGCTAAAACTTTTTCAGATAATGAAATAAAAAAAATTCTCAGTGACGGAGCGGTAATCGCGAAATCAATTTCTGAGAAAACAATGAAAGCTGTTAAAACTAATTTAGGTCTTATATAAATATGATGAAAGATAATCTGAAGCAATTAAGTGAAGCCTATGAAGCAATCAAAGCTCATAAACTTTTTGATATTGATCAAAAAGGAAATATTATTGAAATATTAAAATTGCCACAAAGGGTGGTTAAAGTTAATCTTCCGGTTGTTATGGACTCTGGCACCATAGAAATGTTTCAAGGCTATCGGGTTCAATATAATAATGCTCGAGGTCCATATAAAGGCGGACTACGATATCATCCTGACGTTAATGAAGATGAAGTTACATCACTAGCGTTTTGGATGACAATTAAATGTGCTGTAGTGGATATTCCTTTAGGCGGTGGTAAGGGTGGTGTAATCGTGGACCCAAAAAAATTAAGTGCTGGCGAAATTGAACGTCTTACTCGAGCCTTAGCCAGAGCAATCGCCCCAATCGTTGGACCAGAAAAAGATGTTCCAGCGCCTGATGTCTACACGACTCCCGAAATAATGAATTGGTTTAGAGAAGAATATGAAAAAGTCACTGGCGACAGTCGTCCAGCTGTTATTACCGGCAAACCCATAGCTCAAGGTGGATCCGAAGGCCGAGGAACAGCCACTGGTCTAGGAGCAGTATATGTTCTGGAATCATATTTAAAAATAACTAATCAAGCTGAAAAAGAAATAACGATTGCCCTTCAAGGATTTGGTAATGCCGGACTCTATTTTGCATCGTCAGCTCATCCTAACTGGAAAATTGTAGCTGCTTCTGATTCCAAAAGTGCGATCTATAACAAAGCCGGCTTAGATATTAAAGCCTTACAAGAACATAAAGAAAAAACTGGTGCAGTTCTAAACTTTCCTGGCAGTGAGAATATTACCAACGATGAATTATTGGCTCTTCCGGTTGATATTCTGGTTCCGGCTGCCATGGATAACAGCATTACGGAAAATAACTGGCAACAAGTTCAAGCCGGTATAATTCTAGAGATTGCAAATGGACCTGTGAGCTTACCAGCTAGTAAAAAATTAATTGAAAAGGGAATTGTTATTATCCCTGATGTGTTAACAAATGCTGGTGGTGTGGTTGTTTCCTATTTTGAATGGGAACAAAATATGAAAAATGAAAAGTGGACTTTAGAACAAGTTAACTCGCAACTAGAGACAATTATGCAAACATCTTTTGCTTCTATTTGGGAAATTTCACAAAAATATTCACTTGATCTACGCACTGCAGCGTACGTTATCGGTGTACAAAGAGTTTTAGAAGCCATTACAATACATAAATCCTGACACAACACTTACAATATTCGTTTACTGTAACAAACTTAAAATTTCATCTCGCTTTTTTTCCATTACCTCTTTGGATCTTGCCTCAATATTTAAACGAAGCAATGGTTCAGTATTTGATAATCGAACATTAAACCAAAAGTCAGGATATTCAACCGAGAGACCATCAAACTCACTTATCTTTCCAGTTTGATATTTTTCTTTAAGAGTCATAATTTTTTCTTGTCCATTAATAACAGGTAAACTAATTTCACCACTGTTAACATATATATAATATGGACTAGAATATTCAGACAACATTTTTCCAGTCTTTGATAATTCCACCATTAATTGCAAAGCCACAATGCCAGGAATTTCATAACACCCCTCGGACTCCATATTCAAGAAAAAATGTCCTGAAGATTCTCCAGCAAAATATGCTCCGGTATCAATCATGGCTTCTTTAATTAAGGTATGTCCAACACGGCAGACCAAAGCCTTGCCTCCGTTTTTAATAATAGTGTCATAGGTAATCTTCCCCGGACTAATATCATAACCGATCGTAGCTCCTGGTTTTTTTTCTAGAAAAATTTTAGCTAAAATTGCTCGGGTAATACCTGGCTCAATTTGCTTTCCTTGATTATCAACAAAGAAAATCCGATCACTGTCGCCATCAGTAGCAATCCCAAAATCAGCGCTTGTTTCTTTTATACGAGAACAAAGATCAGCCACATTTTCCGGTTTAAACGGATCTGCTTCATGAGCCGGAAAAGTTCCATCAAGTTGCCAATTCATTTTCTCAACTGTCAGCTGCGGTAAAAATTTTAATAATTCATCAAAATAAACAGCTCCCATTGAATTAGCAGTATCAATAATAATTGTAAAAGGTTTGATTATTTCTTTATCAATAAATGAAAGATCATACTGTACCTGATCAGCGATTACATCATCTTTTTGTACAACCGTACCAGGTTGCTCTGAAATTAAAATATTTTCTTTTGTCATTAAAGAAGATAAATCTGATAAACCACTATCCAAACCAATCGGAGAGGCCATCTGTCTAACCAATTTAAAGCCATTGTACTGTTTTGGATTATGAGAGGCACTCACCATAATACCTCCGTCATATTTATAATGTGCCACACTAAAATAAAATGTTGGCGTCGGCACTAAACCAACGTCAATCACTGTCACACCTCCGGCTTGAAGACCACGAATTAATTCTGCTTGTAAGTGTTCCGACGAAACTCGCATATCTCGCGCCACCACAATCTTGAGGTCTAATCGACCAAGTTCAGTTCTTCGCAAATGACAATAGGCTAATCCAAGCTGATAGGCAAAATCATCATTATAATCAAGGCCATACACTCCACGAATATCGTAGGCTTTAAAAATTGATGATTCAAAAATCATACTTATTTATATTCGGGAATAGCATAAAGATCTTGGTTTCGTATACCAATCCAAGTACGCTTTGCAACTTCTAATAAGTTGTTAATTGTTATCATAACGCGAGATCCACTTGGTTCAACATACCAGGTTTCTCCTTTACTCTCAGTTTCCAAAAGAACAGAGCCACGTAATCTCTTCTCTATGTTATTTAAGAGATTATTTTCTTGTAACTTAGAAATTTTTTCAATGTCATTATGAGAGATTCCTAATGCAACAGATTCTAGAAAACATTGTCCAGAGGAAATATTAACTCCATAGCGATAGCCATTTAAAGGGTGCACATACCAAACTGTACCTCGTTCCTCAACTGCTAAAGTAAATCTCCCTTTTATTCTTTGGTATAAAGAAGAATTAATTGCTTTAGAAAATAAAGGTAGTTGACTGATTCCTTTTGGACATAGCCTAGAACCTAAAGAAGAAGGTATATTATCTGGATCACCGATTAATTCTTCCAAATCTGCTACGGGAGTAGGTTCAATATTTATATTTCCATGATTAATACCTATGCCTCCGCCTCCGCTACCTCCAGGCATCGAGAAT is part of the Candidatus Falkowbacteria bacterium genome and harbors:
- the tsaD gene encoding tRNA (adenosine(37)-N6)-threonylcarbamoyltransferase complex transferase subunit TsaD, which gives rise to MIILGIESSCDESAAAVAMGNRSQVSLLSNIVSSQIAIHKKYGGVVPEVAAREHVLNILPVIEEALSTAGIDRKDASKKISAIAVTTGPGLITSLLVGIETAKTLAYVWKLPLIAVNHIEGHLYSNFIDTSPKLPAIILTVSGGHTQLVVMKNHLEYKTIGETRDDAAGEAFDKAAKLLGLGYPGGPLLSKQARIWARENNKQSSIILPRPMIKDISFDFSFSGLKTALLYTIRDDKNYKKRISEYCFAFEQAVVDVLVSKTIRAAKKFNVKTVMLAGGVSANTALREKLSEEVKKLGLEFFMPQFEYTTDNAAMIATAGYYKLKAKKTIPWQKIKVDPNLDL
- the trpS gene encoding tryptophan--tRNA ligase, which translates into the protein MKPSTKPVLVSGIKPSGDLHIGNYIGALSQWTDIQNDYRCLVFIADYHSITVKQEPEKLRAATINLTRAYLAAGMDPKKVTIFKQSDIAGHTELGWILNTITKVSELEKMTQYKDKSREQKKEGPGAGLLNYPTLMAADILLYQADVVPVGDDQTQHLEITRMLGRRFNQLFGETFVIPKALVRETGARIMSLDDPTKKMSKSGSGSNCIFLDDDPVVAHKKIKRAVTDSGSEIHFDEKKKPAISNLLVIYSALTHISIKELEIRYTGKAYGEFKEDLANIVANFLEDFQERAKTFSDNEIKKILSDGAVIAKSISEKTMKAVKTNLGLI
- a CDS encoding Glu/Leu/Phe/Val dehydrogenase produces the protein MMKDNLKQLSEAYEAIKAHKLFDIDQKGNIIEILKLPQRVVKVNLPVVMDSGTIEMFQGYRVQYNNARGPYKGGLRYHPDVNEDEVTSLAFWMTIKCAVVDIPLGGGKGGVIVDPKKLSAGEIERLTRALARAIAPIVGPEKDVPAPDVYTTPEIMNWFREEYEKVTGDSRPAVITGKPIAQGGSEGRGTATGLGAVYVLESYLKITNQAEKEITIALQGFGNAGLYFASSAHPNWKIVAASDSKSAIYNKAGLDIKALQEHKEKTGAVLNFPGSENITNDELLALPVDILVPAAMDNSITENNWQQVQAGIILEIANGPVSLPASKKLIEKGIVIIPDVLTNAGGVVVSYFEWEQNMKNEKWTLEQVNSQLETIMQTSFASIWEISQKYSLDLRTAAYVIGVQRVLEAITIHKS
- a CDS encoding phosphomannomutase/phosphoglucomutase — encoded protein: MIFESSIFKAYDIRGVYGLDYNDDFAYQLGLAYCHLRRTELGRLDLKIVVARDMRVSSEHLQAELIRGLQAGGVTVIDVGLVPTPTFYFSVAHYKYDGGIMVSASHNPKQYNGFKLVRQMASPIGLDSGLSDLSSLMTKENILISEQPGTVVQKDDVIADQVQYDLSFIDKEIIKPFTIIIDTANSMGAVYFDELLKFLPQLTVEKMNWQLDGTFPAHEADPFKPENVADLCSRIKETSADFGIATDGDSDRIFFVDNQGKQIEPGITRAILAKIFLEKKPGATIGYDISPGKITYDTIIKNGGKALVCRVGHTLIKEAMIDTGAYFAGESSGHFFLNMESEGCYEIPGIVALQLMVELSKTGKMLSEYSSPYYIYVNSGEISLPVINGQEKIMTLKEKYQTGKISEFDGLSVEYPDFWFNVRLSNTEPLLRLNIEARSKEVMEKKRDEILSLLQ